One Chaetodon auriga isolate fChaAug3 chromosome 14, fChaAug3.hap1, whole genome shotgun sequence genomic window carries:
- the LOC143331839 gene encoding uncharacterized protein LOC143331839 translates to MNAAKDEAAAAAAAAAEFSEAPDSKMEEEKEEEEEAEAPTEAAREDEVKHVELEETGHEPSLEDEGILDDDGQEEEAEKEEEETRAEEVLLDREEEEEEEEEIKTDALIEEEEEEEEEEEETKTEEDAVEDEEEEEEEETQTSGEVVEDEKEKETKAEDSLIDREEVEEEEEDEEETKTVEEVEDKEEEETEAEEPMEEEGEEEIKTDAMIEEEEEEEETKTEEDAAKEEAEEEEEETKTIGDAVKDEEEETKTIEDAVDEEEEEEQEEEETKTVHDAADEEEEEEEEEETKTIEDAI, encoded by the exons ATGAATGCTGCTAAAGacgaagctgctgctgctgctgctgctgctgcagagttcagTGAAGCTCCAGActcaaagatggaggaggagaaggaggaggaggaggaggctgaagctCCCACTGAAGCTGCACGTGAAGATGAGG TGAAACATGTCGAGCTTGAAGAAACTGGACATGAACCATCACTGGAAGACGAGGGAATCCTCGATGATGACGgccaggaggaagaggcagaaaag gaggaggaggagaccagagctgaagaggttttgttagacagggaggaggaggaggaggaggaggaagagatcaAAACAGATGCTTTgatagaagaggaagaggaggaggaggaggaggaggaggaaacaaaaactgaagaagaTGCAgtagaagatgaggaggaggaggaggaagaggaaacacaaacatcaggaGAGGTAGTAGAAGatgagaaggaaaaggagaccAAAGCTGAGGATTCTTTGATAGatagggaggaggtggaggaggaggaggaagacgaggaggaaacaaaaacagtagaAGAGGTAGAagacaaggaggaagaggagactgaAGCTGAGGAACCTATG gaggaggagggggaggaagagatCAAAACAGATGCTATgatagaagaggaagaggaggaggaggaaacaaaaactgaagaagaTGCAGCcaaggaggaggcggaggaggaggaggaggagacaaaaactATAGGAGATGCAGtaaaagatgaggaggaggagacaaaaactATAGAAGATGCTgtagatgaggaagaggaggaggagcaggaggaggaggagacaaaaactGTACATGATgcagcagatgaggaggaggaggaggaggaggaggaggagacaaaaactATAGAAGATgca